A single region of the Halorubrum depositum genome encodes:
- a CDS encoding ABC transporter ATP-binding protein, which produces MYSVALRGATKRYPGGGAEPVVALDDVDFAVEPGEFVAVVGPSGSGKSTLLNVLGLLDDPTEGERHLDGTDVTSLSVAERTAARKESIGFVFQDFHLLPTLTAVENVALPTAFDPGDASDRAAALLSRFGLGDRLDHEPAELSGGQKQRVAIARSLINEPSVLLADEPTGNLDTETGESILAEFERVKAEGVAVVAVTHDPLVEGYADRVVELTDGVLAGGMPDEGNEEGPRRDRETATAEDR; this is translated from the coding sequence ATGTATAGCGTCGCGCTGCGGGGCGCGACCAAGCGCTACCCAGGCGGGGGAGCCGAGCCGGTGGTCGCGCTCGACGACGTCGACTTCGCGGTCGAGCCGGGCGAGTTCGTCGCGGTCGTCGGCCCGAGCGGTTCCGGGAAGTCGACGCTGCTGAACGTGCTCGGCCTGCTCGACGACCCCACCGAGGGCGAGCGGCACCTCGACGGGACGGACGTGACGAGCCTCTCGGTGGCCGAGCGCACGGCCGCGCGCAAGGAGTCGATCGGCTTCGTCTTCCAGGACTTCCACCTGCTGCCGACGCTGACGGCGGTCGAGAACGTCGCGCTGCCGACTGCCTTCGACCCCGGCGACGCGAGCGACCGCGCCGCCGCCCTGCTCTCCCGGTTCGGGCTCGGCGACCGGCTCGACCACGAGCCCGCGGAGCTGTCCGGCGGGCAGAAACAGCGGGTCGCCATCGCCCGGTCGCTGATCAACGAGCCGTCGGTGCTCCTCGCCGACGAGCCGACCGGGAACCTCGACACGGAGACCGGCGAGTCGATCCTCGCCGAGTTCGAGCGCGTGAAGGCGGAGGGGGTCGCCGTCGTCGCGGTGACGCACGACCCGCTCGTCGAGGGGTACGCCGACCGGGTCGTCGAGCTCACCGACGGCGTGCTCGCGGGCGGGATGCCGGACGAGGGTAACGAGGAGGGACCGCGACGCGACCGCGAGACCGCGACCGCGGAGGACCGATGA